cgtcgaatttttatgaaacgtaacggtttaatggcagtaacctcttcttccacactctgtcctcaatctcctgctatccccagcagagattaacacgagaacagtcaacgaaatctttccgaatgaggatcacacaaggtcgacctcaatccaccgtcgaaaatcgattctcctcgatctttaacttccgaactccgatattcactctccactagcaaataaactgctggcaatgaccttttaaactttaggcattagataaaacttcatttttcaactaaactgcgtcataacattaaatcacgcagtgacatgaagtcaacttggcaaatccagccacgaaatgccccaccccacagggtgggtcttccttttataacctgtaaaaaaaaacctgtcacatgacctctactggcgggaaaatgacgtcactccaccatcacaagaccattacctcaagtccagtataacttcaaccccagtcacgtgacaagggtaccactgtcacgtgtcacgagtacgtaacaccgtACCTCCGGATTTGCCATTTTGAGTGAAGAAAAACAATTAATATTGTTATTTATAAAGAACTTTTCATCGGGACGATGTCGTTCAAATTGcgttacaatgggataaagtgcaaactagaaaataaaagtcAAAATAATATCAATTACAAGCAAggttcaaattttaaaaaaagttttacgATGGTGCTTAAACGTGACTAACAGAGTCTACATCCCTTACACAGTACTTGCAGAAATCTTGGTCTCCCTAGTTATATATATCTGCCTCAGAATTTTGTCCAGCACTGTTGTTTTAAgtgttgaattctacagtttaggaGAATAATTCAAAAACAAATAAAGTAATCTGACCTgccaatgatcctttggccttgtcccttattgtctgcctgcactgcattttgtcGGTAACTGAAGCACTGTTTCCCTGCACTATTCTGTTCCGTTTttccttgtaggacctcattgCACCGACATGATGATATTATCTATTTGGGTCGCATGCATAAAAGTTTttattgtatcttggtacatgtgactatAATAACCCAATTGGCAAAGTTATTGCTGTCAGTAACGCAGAGCTGCTTGGTTGCTTAAGATTGTTTTACCCAGTGGTGGTAGCGAGAATACGCTCCcacgacctattaaatgctcccagtggcgtgcgattcaaacagcctctgacaatcaggtccagctcctggccttcacgggtggcttagctactaagcttaGCAGAGGCATTTCTTCcgataggagaaagggcaaatgcGAGTTATTGCCACCTGATAACCAGTCATTTCGGGCAATTGGGGCTCTTCGgccgtgattggcagctcatctagaagaaggaaaacagTGATCTCACGCTGTACACCTCATGGGGAAAACTTATGAGTAAACCCATTGGGGAAAAATAtggagctggagcccctaaggcagtcttaGGTTGCATTCCCCAACAcggtctggcaactcctgtgacacttctggtgccaagctgtatcggtctcTACAGTTCCTTTGTGTTCATCGTCTGctaatgatgcaaacaatgctttaaatGTAGTCAAATGTTGTTGTAACGGaagtgcagtcaggattgcaatagGATATAAGGGGAACGTTCACTTGAAGATTAATTAATATCAGAATATGAGGTTTGGACATTTTTGGGACATCCATCGCTGCCAATTCCACTGTCTGTGAACggaattttactttctgtcctaatacccttggaagcattgaattaattaatgtaatctcaaacactgaatatTGGAATACATTTAGGAATTTCTTTGTCCATTGAACCATTTAACATTTTGACTAcgttctctgttcccatggaagatgttcaacagaaacacaaggacactctgcgggcacaaactgaaacactgagagtgaacacgatcctgatgacggagaaggtgaaggtcttccagctggttgatcgatacgctgagctcacggtcatttctactgttcgagatcggacactggtggaacatgagctgctggcaagaggcagagacctcgaggaatggagacagaaacTTCTCCGCcgagagctggaaaaaatccggactgatcagttgttccagagcagcttttcctgTAGTAAATTCAAACCTGGAAgttcagcagcagtggccggagtcgcgGGTATCGGGAAAaccacaatggtacaaaagattgtttatgactgggccacggggaaaatataccaacaattccagtttgtatttagtttcaaattccgggatttaaacaccattaactgcagaataaacctgagggaactgatcCTGGAACAATATCCTTACTTTAGGAAtttcctgagagaggtctggaagaacccaaagggattgctgtttatattcgatggtttggacgaattcaatgacaaaattgattttgctgacagtcggggAGACAAAGAACCTCAgtccacatgcacagatcctgaattcaagtgcaaggtgtctgacattgtgtacagtttaatccagggcaagctgctcccagggtgttcagtgctggtgaccacccgtcccactgcgttacatttattgaaaAAGGCGGAGATCAGTGtccgggctgaaatcctgggatttgttggtgaggaacgaaaagaatatttcatcaggtattttgaagatcagacggtggcagcagctgttttcaaataCATGGTTGAGAACgggatcctgtacaccatgagctacaacccctcctactgctggatcctcgctctgactctgggccccttcttcacacaaagagtcagggacccgcagcgtgttcccaagaccatcacccaactgtactgctactatatttacaatatcctgaaaaaccacggccgtgagattgagaacccccgtgatgtgttactcagggttggtcagatggccttcagaggagtgtccgaaaagaagattgtgtttacagatggagatttgatcaaccacaatctgcagccttcccagttcctgtctggattcctgatggagcttttggagagagacgATTCTGCCCgtagcgtggtgtacacattcccacacctcaccatccaagagtttgtagctgcagtcgcacaattcctgaatccacatcccggagATATCCTgatattcctcactgaagcctacAGCATTACAGATGGGCAATTTGAGggatttctccgttttgttgctggtctctcctccccaatgacagctcggggcttggaggagtttctgggtccatttcctcatgaaacaacctgccgggtgattgattGGGTGAAAgaggaggttaaacgccggaTTGGAAACACTGGGACTGAAGCTCggaaaaggagcctcctgaacacattgcactgcctgtttgagtctcagaatcgtggactggctcaggaaaCACTGGGATcggtggaaacactttcattcagtggaatgacactgaccccgattgactgcgcggtcctgtctcatgtcatcggattctgtgatacaataaaacacctcgacctggacAACTGCCACAtacagtgtgaaggaatccagcagCTGGGACCTGGTCTGCACAAGTGCCTGAagctgaggtaacttgatttatctttcactctgaactgtgaaactgtttaATTGTGTTGTTTCAGTGTAAAGGAATTTCGGTAAatttgtagtaaatcagattgtgaagaactTTGACAAATACCCAGGGGAttggtcagtaattccccaaggacgggagggCTCTGTGGTtacttgtgaagggatgttggagacttcatcagatcagtgaacaacggccattggtttaatggaggtaaatcacaggaatggccgtgattctcgctgcctgtgacacgtctatttacaatgttccttctcactgttactgacacccagaccgacactgactgcagtaGGTGGGTCAGAGactcacacccccttcccggtgagggacaagagaccatcagcagactgtcccagtgagaaggaaagaaataccattgtgagattgtcctcccactgcccttccccgtgtgtgactttgctcacttccAGATACGCAAAGAGCGAGGGCGCATCTCCTCTGGGGCTCTGTTCAGACCCAACTCACACGTAGAAAAACCTCTCGTCTTGTGGGATTATtgtttacccttggaatcctC
This window of the Hemitrygon akajei unplaced genomic scaffold, sHemAka1.3 Scf000100, whole genome shotgun sequence genome carries:
- the LOC140723090 gene encoding NACHT, LRR and PYD domains-containing protein 12-like, which codes for MAKVGELKRAAIRLKRILPGGSSREDDQDTGSKVPKQGQTESDVTMECAPAAAEVEQSQPRDSDVRDTDQDPGTSPSEATVCQLRSSLITALSSAQQGADPEFTISDLLAQGGEYRLYQLTKFYRDRLKQAIEEKVERLGWMLTKEGYFSREENEKVTELTEKGKRTESSRLFLSLVMGKGSRARRAMWESFVMWRTELPKLDRILREIQELGPDPQEYMNIAQGLFELPTQLIDVQQKHKDTLRAQTETLRVNTILMTEKVKVFQLVDRYAELTVISTVRDRTLVEHELLARGRDLEEWRQKLLRRELEKIRTDQLFQSSFSCSKFKPGSSAAVAGVAGIGKTTMVQKIVYDWATGKIYQQFQFVFSFKFRDLNTINCRINLRELILEQYPYFRNFLREVWKNPKGLLFIFDGLDEFNDKIDFADSRGDKEPQSTCTDPEFKCKVSDIVYSLIQGKLLPGCSVLVTTRPTALHLLKKAEISVRAEILGFVGEERKEYFIRVRDPQRVPKTITQLYCYYIYNILKNHGREIENPRDVLLRVGQMAFRGVSEKKIVFTDGDLINHNLQPSQFLSGFLMELLERDDSARSVVYTFPHLTIQEFVAAVAQFLNPHPGDILIFLTEAYSITDGQFEGFLRFVAGLSSPMTARGLEEFLGPFPHETTCRVIDWVKEEVKRRIGNTGTEARKRSLLNTLHCLFESQNRGLAQETLGSVETLSFSGMTLTPIDCAVLSHVIGFCDTIKHLDLDNCHIQCEGIQQLGPGLHKCLKLRLCYNKLGDSGVKLVSAALRDPECKIQKLWLWEVGLTDSGAEDLASALSTNASLTELDLSHNELGDSGVKLVSAGLRNPVCKIQTLRLWGVGFTDSGVEDLVSALSTNPSLTELDLVFNSLTDRSVPALRRLILTLPSLELILLVGNRFSETGEKELRSLQEPRPGLRVDCEHPHPRDGDILADSPHSPLTAPPL